The genomic DNA TGTCTTTAGATGCCCGGGAGGGCTATAAATAAGTTAACCGACCCCTACAGCTCAGCGAAGAAGTGGGTATAACCCCACTGGTCCAGGTCTAACCTATGGCCACGCCTGAGCCTCGCCACGAACCCGATCCACTCCTCTTCACTATCGAATCCTTCAGGTCGGTGCAGATACCGGGCAACGTACCCCGCCCGCATTGGTACCACGCCGAGAATCTCAAAGCTCTTCTTGATGTTATCACGCTCGACCTCGAACACCTGACGCGGATCCCCATACACCTTCGAGCGCCAGGTGCACACCTTCCGACCTTCAAACAGCCTCTCGATCATCAGCTTCCTGAAGGGTATCTCAATGACCTCCCTCATCTCTCGTACTTCCCAATCCATACCTCTACCCCCGGTGGCTGGTCGGCCTCAGCGTACCGCTTCTCAGCCTCGACCTGGAAAACATGGGAGTCATCAGGGATCAGCACGCCCGTTAAGGCGTCCAGCAGGGCCCTCACCAGCTTATCAAGGTCTGGGCGCTTGTAGTGTCGCCGGACCTTCTTCGGCAGGGACTTCGGGCGGCGCAGGTAGAAGACCGCCTTCACCGCATACACCCCCTTCTCGTCATAGAAGAGCTGCTCCCGCTGCACGTCCTGAGCCACCGCCGCGATCGCCCCCCGCCAGTCCTTGAGCTTCCTGGCGGAATGTTGCGTCACCACCGCCTTACCCGCCTTCACGAAGGCCCTCGTGCTGCCCTGGGGAACGGGGTTCCCAAAGGTGGTAAAGTGAACCACTTTCTCCGCGTCGTCCATCGATTACCACGTCCTGGGCAGGACGTCCGGGTTTCTCTCGTGCTCTTCCAGGTCGTCCACGTATGGCTGAAGGGACTTCTTGATGTAAAAGGGCTTCCCCAAGTCTCCCGTCAAGAAGAGGGGGCCTCACCGATCATGGGCCCCCAACACCCGCGTCGTGCTCCTCAGCTCCTCGGCTTTCCAGTCGGCGGTCAGTTCACCACCGCAATGGACGCAATGCCAATGCTGCTCGTCGTCAAGGCTGTAGATGATCTTGCAGTTCTCACAGGCCCGATACCAGGACTTCTCTGGCAATTCCTTCTCTTCCTGAATCTCTAGGGGGGGAGTTGAAACTATGGTTGATTGGTCAACAACAAAAGCTTCCCGGGCTTCTGTTCCGGTCAGTGCACCCCGCACATCGGGGATTTCTTCCTTCGTGATCTCCACCGTCTCCCGCAGGGATTCGACCTCTTCTCTGATGTCCAGCTGTTCATCCTTCAGGTCTGTGATATGCTTCATCAACCTCTCGGCCGTTTCTATGCCCTTCCTTATCTCACCCTTCTCCCGATGGGCATCTAGATGCGCTTCTTTATCCTGGACCGTCATCCCCTCGAAGCACACCGGACATATCCACGACTCTCTCCTCAGTAGACTCCTGCGCTCCTCTGGCACCACGTCTCCTTCTTTCTCGTGCATTTCCAGATGTCTCTTTACCCCCTTTTGATTCAGTCCTAAGCCACAGATAGGGCATATCCACTCGGCACCCGGTTGGGATGCCCCCTCCGGTACCTTCTCGCCCCTGCACGCGTGCACTCTCATGTGTGATCCCTTTGCTGTAGGGGCCATCTGCAGAGCGCAGATGGGACAGGTCCACAGCCTTTGGGGTATCGACTCCTCTGTCTCCTCCTCCATTTCTTCCTCCATCTCATCACGCTCCTCTTTCGCTTCGTCCTCAAGGATCACTTCGCCCCGCGCCCAGTGGACCTTCATGTGCGCGTCCCTGCCCGCATCGTCCATCGACCTGCCACAGATGGGACAGGTCCACCTGCCCGGCTTGCTCTCTGGGGTGGAAGATGCGGGTGCAATGAAAACATCCGAACCGCAAGGATACCTGCGGTGATCCATGTACTCGTCCCTGGTCTGAAACTCCTTGTTGCAGGTCGCGCAGACGAAGTTTCCTTCTTTATTCATCATCGTTCACTCCTCCCTTCTCCTTGCTGAAGGTATGGTAGGCATGAGGCCCGGGTGTCGTACGGAACGGACTGGTTTGGAAGGTCTTTTGCCCAGGGAAGGTCAGGAACGGATTGTAGATTGCCTCGGCCAGGCCTGGTCCGTAGGTTGCCACGGCCCGATAGGGGGCGGAATGTAGGTTGTCCTGGCACGTGGTGGAACGGCAGGGGTTGCAGTTTGCCCCGGAGTAGATGGGTGTGGGTAGTAGATTGCCCCGCCTTGGTTTGGCCTGG from Dehalococcoidales bacterium includes the following:
- a CDS encoding RusA family crossover junction endodeoxyribonuclease, which encodes MDDAEKVVHFTTFGNPVPQGSTRAFVKAGKAVVTQHSARKLKDWRGAIAAVAQDVQREQLFYDEKGVYAVKAVFYLRRPKSLPKKVRRHYKRPDLDKLVRALLDALTGVLIPDDSHVFQVEAEKRYAEADQPPGVEVWIGKYER